The Oscillatoria acuminata PCC 6304 genomic interval CGCCTCTGCCATATATCCTTCCTTGGTCCGAATTTCTGCAAAGCGTTGCACCTGGCGATCGAGTCTGGATTGCCATGAATTTGGACTGCCATCTCCTTCTAATGTGGCAAACTGAACGCGATACCCTTGAATTTGTCGGCGCGATCGTTCCGTTAAAACTTTCTTTAATTCCGCTTCCCCTAAAACTGACTCAAAACTATTCAGAAATTCTACCATCAAGTCAGCATGAGTATTGGGAAATAGGTTGAGGGTGCGATCGGTCAACTGCCACAACTTCACAGGTCGCCCGATCGGACGCCGTTGTTCCGAGTAATCAACCAAACCCTCTCCCCGCAGCGCCTGTAAATGCTGCCGAATCGCCATCGGAGACACCTCCAACTGTTCTGCCAGGTCCGTCGCACTGGTGGCCCCTTGCATCTTTAACAGGTAGAGAATTTGCTCTTTTGCTTTTTGTTTTTCATCGGTCATTGGACATGGCAAGGATGAAGGATCAAAGCGGAAGCATGAAGGCGGAAGCATCCCAGCAGCAGGCATTTGATTAGAACAAAAGACGGTCTCTGGTTGTCTTTCATCCTTCATCCGGTCCCCTCATTCTTCCTTTGAACCCAAATTATAACAATTATAAGTCAAACCGACGCTGGAATCGCGGGTCTAAGTCGGCACTTTTGCGTTGATTGCACTGACGGCAAAGGGTTTGCAGATTACTGATATCGTTGGACCCCCCCATCGCCAGGGGAATAATATGATCAATATTCAGTTCGGTTTCTAGTTCAGTTTTGCCACAACTTTGACACTGATGGCGATCG includes:
- a CDS encoding helix-turn-helix transcriptional regulator codes for the protein MTDEKQKAKEQILYLLKMQGATSATDLAEQLEVSPMAIRQHLQALRGEGLVDYSEQRRPIGRPVKLWQLTDRTLNLFPNTHADLMVEFLNSFESVLGEAELKKVLTERSRRQIQGYRVQFATLEGDGSPNSWQSRLDRQVQRFAEIRTKEGYMAEAIGQPDGSWLFIENHCPIDEAARTCRLLCRSELEVFKTLFGPTITIERVEHIMEGDRRCAYQITPNINSVERIKRTPP
- a CDS encoding HNH endonuclease, producing the protein MSKTPRIRIPAAVRVYVLERDRHQCQSCGKTELETELNIDHIIPLAMGGSNDISNLQTLCRQCNQRKSADLDPRFQRRFDL